A stretch of the Polyangiaceae bacterium genome encodes the following:
- a CDS encoding cobalamin B12-binding domain-containing protein, with the protein MPSKVLLVYPPSRTQSHEGCPGGMTMLAAVLERAGHEVRLLDANAAARRRSSEDIARIAREERPDVIGMTLVTPIAREAYRLVSLLGDSGAKLLAGGPHATLLPEEPVEHGFDATVVGEGEPTIVEAVEALAGRMPKDQVAGWVYRDDSGVLRHGPPRAPVADLDALPPPARHLVDAREYGGPDNAALHMNLFSSRGCPAKCAYCAGGLFGRRFRFRSAASVLGEMAEVHARFGTRHFHFMDDAMTVNRERMLAICEGLETNGLGLTWSMMTRVDRVDEALLLTLRRAGCVQIDYGIESGHPETLKRIHKPHDVARARRIVEATAAAGIRPYVFFILGFPWDTLQSIDETQRLMAELAPYVARFHPAIASILIPFPGTEIYERYKDQFGLTDWWLSKERSFDAPDRGRHAHYQTQLFSRGAVLDADFFHYSPEVRRKIEDVFEFMWLHDLRRSSRAARLAKRLLFQASRSLWALSPALEQRAFGILRPQTA; encoded by the coding sequence ATGCCGTCGAAGGTCCTGCTCGTCTACCCACCTTCACGCACACAGAGCCACGAGGGGTGCCCCGGGGGCATGACCATGCTGGCCGCCGTGCTGGAGCGCGCGGGGCACGAGGTGCGCTTGCTGGACGCCAACGCCGCGGCGCGCAGGCGAAGCAGCGAGGACATCGCCCGCATCGCTCGCGAAGAACGCCCCGACGTGATCGGGATGACGTTGGTCACGCCGATCGCGCGCGAGGCCTACCGACTCGTGTCCCTGCTCGGGGACAGCGGCGCGAAGCTGCTCGCCGGAGGTCCCCACGCCACGCTCCTGCCCGAAGAGCCCGTCGAGCACGGCTTCGACGCGACGGTCGTGGGCGAAGGCGAGCCGACCATCGTCGAGGCGGTCGAGGCGCTGGCCGGTCGGATGCCCAAGGACCAGGTCGCGGGCTGGGTGTACCGCGACGATTCGGGCGTGCTGCGCCACGGACCGCCGCGCGCGCCGGTCGCCGATCTCGACGCGCTCCCGCCGCCGGCCCGCCACCTGGTGGACGCCCGCGAGTACGGCGGCCCCGACAACGCCGCGCTGCACATGAACCTGTTCTCGTCGCGGGGCTGCCCCGCGAAGTGCGCCTACTGCGCCGGCGGGCTGTTCGGCCGTCGCTTCCGCTTCCGCTCGGCGGCCAGCGTGCTCGGCGAGATGGCCGAAGTGCACGCGCGCTTCGGCACCCGTCACTTCCACTTCATGGATGACGCCATGACGGTGAACCGCGAGCGCATGCTCGCCATCTGCGAGGGCCTGGAGACTAACGGGCTCGGCCTGACCTGGAGCATGATGACCCGCGTCGATCGCGTGGACGAGGCGCTCCTCCTCACGTTGCGCCGCGCCGGCTGCGTTCAAATCGACTACGGCATCGAGAGCGGACACCCCGAGACCCTGAAGCGCATCCACAAGCCGCACGACGTGGCCCGTGCCCGGCGCATCGTGGAGGCGACGGCGGCGGCCGGGATCCGACCGTACGTGTTCTTCATCCTCGGCTTCCCCTGGGACACGTTGCAGTCGATCGACGAGACCCAGAGGCTGATGGCCGAGCTCGCGCCCTACGTGGCGCGCTTTCACCCGGCCATCGCTTCGATCTTGATCCCGTTCCCGGGCACCGAGATCTACGAGCGCTACAAGGACCAGTTCGGCCTGACGGACTGGTGGCTGAGCAAGGAACGCAGCTTCGACGCCCCGGACCGGGGGCGCCACGCCCACTACCAGACGCAGCTCTTCAGCCGCGGGGCGGTGCTGGACGCCGACTTCTTCCACTACTCGCCGGAGGTGCGGCGCAAGATCGAGGACGTGTTCGAGTTCATGTGGCTGCACGACCTCAGGCGGAGCTCGCGCGCCGCGCGCCTGGCCAAACGCCTGCTGTTCCAGGCCTCGCGCTCCCTCTGGGCGCTCTCCCCCGCGCTCGAGCAGCGAGCGTTCGGCATCTTGCGCCCCCAAACCGCGTAG
- a CDS encoding nucleotidyltransferase encodes MTLDVDVTISLKQERVRPLVAALLKGGFGSRTDDLEAFFTRSRVVPLFHERTRMPLDLVVARDSLELTFLERARLIDIGGVTVPVISPEDLVVAKLFAGRPRDLEDVRSVLGATGESMDLRYVRALLGQLDEAEDRADLLPALERLLEEARGESAD; translated from the coding sequence ATGACGCTGGACGTCGACGTCACCATTTCGCTGAAGCAGGAAAGAGTCCGACCGCTGGTGGCCGCGCTGCTGAAGGGCGGTTTCGGCTCGCGAACCGATGACCTCGAGGCGTTCTTCACACGTTCGCGGGTCGTTCCTCTCTTTCACGAACGGACTCGAATGCCGCTCGATCTCGTCGTCGCCCGGGATTCGCTCGAGCTGACCTTCCTGGAGCGGGCCAGGCTGATCGACATCGGCGGCGTGACCGTTCCCGTCATCTCTCCCGAGGATCTCGTGGTCGCGAAGCTGTTCGCCGGTCGTCCTCGCGATCTCGAAGACGTGCGCTCGGTCCTGGGAGCGACGGGCGAGTCGATGGATCTCCGCTACGTCCGCGCGCTCCTGGGGCAGTTGGACGAGGCCGAGGATCGAGCGGACTTGCTGCCGGCGCTGGAGCGACTCCTCGAGGAGGCACGCGGCGAATCGGCTGACTAG
- a CDS encoding NADH-quinone oxidoreductase subunit H translates to MRPGKPLAVVVTLVALAGCSFEQPAALVSAVDFSPREAEIGDRLEVIGSGFPEGKAATLSFKGDLHRPGQEPQRGVEIVVPAVSTSANRVSLLLTEQLQGDLCGKGDGADHTTFRGEVTVAFAARTTGAPPITGVVPNVVLDVQGPAVPTELARAREAESRRALDFIGVSIDPKAALPPFVVTAVLPGSRAERAGILASDAIVAVDGVNARSPSDFTFAGDRSATFTLARGRLKEPIERSVDVQGFRERAPKELALSGVLIGVVVMLFALWLAPVARMLGWIERRVAARLRERLSTKKTLGNRPRRLWSVVQASIADEVTPAGEPLFVRLLPYVLFLATSAGATTIAFGKPLVSVDLDFAIAAGSSLTLLVVVALMNAGWHAKGHWSIGAGLKGALATLALQLPVMVGLGCVVLATGSVRLGDIVHGQGVTPWSWNAFRNPALFLAFWLILFASFPEARRPKQRLPEADLDEPGARGGLMFYVEWGHLLVVGTLTAMLFLGGWKLPHPPAPGGVLWPALGALLLQVKCWGVVGMVVALRWALPRVHTDQMIGVLFRYVAPAALFTLAGSAAWASWRESPAWRAVDPVLGYVLFGLAVGAVLKFARAVSGHVRAPSAPMHVNPWL, encoded by the coding sequence ATGCGCCCGGGCAAACCCCTCGCGGTGGTCGTGACGCTCGTGGCGCTCGCGGGGTGCAGCTTCGAGCAACCCGCGGCGCTGGTCTCGGCCGTGGACTTCTCGCCGCGGGAGGCGGAGATCGGCGACCGGCTGGAGGTCATCGGCTCCGGGTTTCCGGAGGGCAAGGCCGCGACCTTGAGCTTCAAGGGCGACCTCCACCGACCGGGGCAGGAGCCGCAGAGGGGCGTCGAGATCGTGGTGCCCGCGGTCAGCACGTCCGCGAATCGCGTGTCGTTGCTCCTGACCGAGCAGCTGCAAGGTGACCTGTGCGGCAAGGGCGACGGCGCCGACCACACCACCTTCCGCGGCGAGGTGACCGTGGCGTTTGCGGCCCGGACCACCGGCGCGCCGCCCATCACCGGTGTCGTGCCCAACGTGGTGCTCGACGTGCAGGGACCCGCGGTGCCGACCGAGCTGGCGCGGGCGCGCGAGGCCGAGTCGCGGCGCGCGCTCGACTTCATCGGCGTGTCGATCGACCCGAAGGCCGCGCTGCCGCCGTTCGTCGTCACCGCGGTGTTGCCCGGGAGCCGCGCCGAGCGCGCGGGGATCCTGGCGTCGGACGCGATCGTGGCCGTGGACGGCGTGAACGCGCGCTCGCCGAGCGACTTCACCTTCGCGGGAGATCGCAGCGCGACCTTCACGCTGGCGCGCGGCCGCTTGAAGGAGCCCATCGAGCGCAGCGTGGACGTGCAGGGCTTCCGCGAGCGCGCGCCCAAGGAGCTGGCGCTGAGCGGAGTGCTGATCGGCGTCGTGGTGATGCTGTTCGCGCTCTGGCTCGCTCCAGTGGCGCGGATGCTCGGCTGGATCGAGCGGCGCGTGGCCGCGCGCCTGCGCGAGCGCCTGTCCACCAAGAAGACGCTGGGCAACCGGCCGCGGCGGCTGTGGTCCGTCGTACAGGCTTCGATCGCGGACGAAGTCACGCCCGCGGGCGAGCCGCTGTTCGTGCGGCTCTTGCCCTACGTGCTGTTCCTGGCCACGAGCGCGGGTGCGACCACGATCGCGTTCGGCAAGCCGCTGGTGAGCGTGGACCTCGACTTCGCCATCGCTGCGGGCTCGAGTCTCACGCTGCTCGTGGTGGTTGCGCTGATGAACGCCGGTTGGCACGCCAAGGGGCACTGGTCCATCGGCGCCGGCTTGAAGGGCGCGCTGGCTACGCTGGCGCTCCAGCTGCCGGTGATGGTGGGGCTCGGTTGCGTGGTGCTCGCCACCGGGAGCGTGCGCTTGGGCGACATCGTGCACGGGCAGGGCGTGACACCGTGGAGCTGGAATGCGTTCCGGAACCCGGCGTTGTTCCTGGCGTTCTGGCTGATCCTGTTCGCCTCCTTTCCTGAGGCCCGCCGTCCCAAGCAGCGCCTGCCCGAGGCCGACCTGGACGAACCCGGGGCGCGCGGCGGCTTGATGTTCTACGTCGAGTGGGGGCACCTGCTCGTGGTGGGCACCCTCACCGCGATGCTGTTTCTGGGCGGCTGGAAGCTGCCCCACCCGCCGGCCCCGGGCGGAGTCCTCTGGCCCGCGCTCGGCGCGCTCCTGCTTCAGGTCAAGTGCTGGGGCGTGGTCGGAATGGTGGTGGCGCTGCGCTGGGCGCTGCCGCGGGTCCACACCGACCAGATGATTGGTGTGTTGTTCCGCTACGTGGCGCCTGCCGCGCTCTTCACCTTGGCGGGTAGCGCGGCGTGGGCCTCGTGGCGCGAGAGTCCCGCGTGGCGTGCCGTGGACCCGGTCTTGGGGTACGTGCTGTTCGGGCTGGCGGTGGGGGCCGTCCTCAAGTTCGCGCGCGCCGTGAGCGGCCACGTGCGCGCACCGAGCGCGCCCATGCACGTGAATCCCTGGTTGTGA